Proteins found in one Stanieria cyanosphaera PCC 7437 genomic segment:
- a CDS encoding recombinase family protein, producing MKIGYVCSFKGQKYNTNSEQIIALKKAGCQTIFNDLLDCPGDDQSNLILALEYARAGDILVVWDTSTLCLDIQNFIDIIETLQQRDITLQILAGNFLEIKPRSWESLVMLESYSVLANLERNYLC from the coding sequence ATGAAAATTGGTTATGTTTGCAGTTTCAAAGGACAGAAATATAATACTAATTCCGAACAAATCATTGCTTTAAAAAAAGCAGGTTGTCAAACAATATTTAACGATCTGCTCGATTGTCCTGGAGATGACCAGTCAAATTTAATATTGGCTTTAGAATATGCTAGAGCGGGAGATATTTTAGTTGTTTGGGACACTTCCACGCTCTGTTTGGATATTCAGAACTTCATAGATATTATAGAGACACTACAGCAAAGAGATATTACTCTACAAATCCTGGCAGGAAACTTTTTAGAAATTAAACCTCGTAGTTGGGAGAGTTTAGTTATGTTAGAGTCCTACTCTGTTCTTGCCAATTTAGAACGTAATTACCTCTGTTGA
- a CDS encoding AAA family ATPase has protein sequence MMRTQLGRFHEELLPPEKQSWIISDDYINRSCELIIVDESERLKMSGIEQFREIYDAGNIGLIFIGMPGLEKKLSRYPQLYSRVGFAHQYRALSQEEMRFMLAHYWERLDLKMNPNDFTDAEAIAAIRRLREA, from the coding sequence ATGATGCGAACTCAGTTGGGACGTTTTCATGAAGAACTTTTACCTCCTGAAAAACAAAGTTGGATTATTAGTGACGATTACATTAATCGCTCTTGCGAGTTGATTATTGTGGATGAATCCGAACGCTTGAAGATGAGTGGTATCGAGCAGTTTCGAGAAATTTACGACGCTGGAAATATCGGCTTGATATTTATTGGAATGCCAGGATTGGAGAAGAAGTTATCCCGATATCCTCAACTTTATTCTCGTGTTGGCTTTGCCCACCAGTATCGTGCTTTGAGCCAAGAGGAGATGCGGTTTATGCTTGCTCATTACTGGGAAAGATTGGATTTGAAGATGAATCCTAATGATTTTACCGATGCAGAAGCCATTGCTGCGATCCGAAGGCTACGCGAAGCGTAA